The proteins below are encoded in one region of Aequorivita iocasae:
- the cysQ gene encoding 3'(2'),5'-bisphosphate nucleotidase CysQ — MQSLLAVAIKAALKAGIEILKVYNTNFDVEHKSDDSPLTQADKNANEVINSFLKHTQIPIISEENRQLDYSERKEWNRCWIVDPLDGTKEFIKRNGEFTVNIALVENGNPVLGVIYVPVSKELYFTSADGKASKKITVVSEEDSIDEIFKNAKTIRSSIASSEVKIVGSRSHLNEETKNYIATIEKENKVEIVSKGSSLKFCLVAEGLAQLYPRFAPTMEWDTAAGQAICNAVGVSVIDQSTQKPMKYNKPNLLNNYFLVKA, encoded by the coding sequence ATGCAATCACTATTAGCTGTTGCGATAAAAGCCGCTTTAAAGGCTGGTATCGAAATCCTAAAAGTCTATAACACTAACTTTGATGTGGAACACAAAAGCGATGATTCCCCGCTAACCCAGGCCGATAAAAATGCAAATGAAGTAATAAACAGCTTTTTAAAGCATACCCAAATACCCATTATAAGCGAAGAAAATAGGCAGTTGGATTATTCCGAAAGGAAAGAATGGAACCGTTGCTGGATTGTAGATCCATTAGACGGCACCAAGGAATTTATAAAGCGAAATGGTGAATTCACCGTAAACATTGCTTTGGTTGAAAACGGTAATCCCGTACTTGGGGTAATTTACGTTCCCGTTTCAAAAGAATTGTATTTTACTTCTGCGGATGGGAAGGCTTCAAAAAAAATAACTGTTGTTTCAGAAGAAGATTCGATTGATGAAATTTTTAAAAATGCCAAAACCATCCGTTCAAGCATAGCCTCTTCCGAAGTTAAAATTGTAGGCAGCCGTTCGCATCTAAATGAAGAAACTAAAAATTACATAGCGACAATAGAAAAAGAAAATAAAGTTGAAATAGTTTCCAAGGGAAGCTCCCTGAAATTCTGTTTGGTAGCTGAAGGGCTTGCGCAGCTTTATCCCCGGTTTGCCCCAACCATGGAATGGGATACGGCCGCGGGACAAGCAATCTGCAATGCTGTGGGAGTATCAGTGATTGACCAATCTACCCAAAAACCCATGAAGTACAATAAACCCAATTTGCTCAACAATTATTTTTTGGTAAAAGCATAG
- the cysC gene encoding adenylyl-sulfate kinase, which produces MEENIIPHNFSITQQQRCDLNKHKPLLIWFTGLSGSGKSTIANALEKALFEKGVHTYLLDGDNVRKGLNNNLSFTPEDRSENIRRIGEVANLMIDAGLVVLASFVSPYRDDRENVKRIVGYENFVEVFVNTPIEECERRDVKGLYEKARTGEIKNFTGVNAPYETPMAPDVEINTIVISIEEAVAMIMKFIAKKI; this is translated from the coding sequence ATGGAAGAAAACATAATTCCACATAATTTTAGTATTACGCAACAGCAACGGTGTGATTTAAACAAGCACAAGCCTTTATTGATTTGGTTTACCGGGCTTTCCGGTTCCGGAAAATCAACAATTGCAAACGCGCTTGAAAAAGCTTTATTTGAAAAAGGGGTTCACACCTATTTATTGGATGGCGATAATGTGCGCAAGGGATTAAACAATAATCTTTCCTTTACCCCAGAAGACCGAAGTGAAAATATACGTCGTATTGGTGAAGTAGCCAATTTAATGATTGATGCAGGTTTGGTAGTTTTGGCATCATTCGTTTCACCCTATAGGGATGACCGCGAAAATGTAAAGCGTATTGTGGGTTACGAAAATTTCGTGGAAGTTTTTGTGAACACCCCGATAGAGGAATGTGAACGTAGGGATGTAAAAGGATTATATGAAAAAGCGAGGACTGGTGAAATCAAGAATTTTACTGGTGTAAACGCACCCTATGAAACCCCCATGGCTCCAGATGTGGAAATAAATACAATTGTGATTTCTATAGAAGAAGCGGTGGCGATGATTATGAAATTTATTGCAAAAAAAATATAA
- a CDS encoding Dps family protein, which yields MSYLNLDKKKTTATAKELNVLLADYHLYYQKLRNFHWNVIGHNFFDLHIKFEEMYDDAKLKIDEIAERILTLRFQPTSNFTDYLKMSNIKESPSDTKDIKMVEILLDDHGKLLKQMRTVVEKADAAGDEGTIDLIGGFIGHIEKVSWMLDAWTMKTGETHPGA from the coding sequence ATGAGCTACTTAAACCTCGATAAAAAGAAAACTACCGCAACTGCCAAAGAACTAAATGTACTACTCGCAGATTACCATTTGTACTACCAAAAACTCAGAAATTTTCACTGGAATGTAATTGGGCATAATTTCTTTGATCTTCACATCAAGTTTGAAGAAATGTACGACGATGCAAAGTTGAAAATTGATGAAATTGCAGAAAGAATATTGACACTACGTTTTCAACCTACCAGCAACTTTACCGACTATTTGAAAATGAGTAACATTAAAGAATCTCCTTCTGACACAAAAGATATAAAGATGGTTGAAATACTTCTGGATGATCACGGAAAATTACTAAAGCAAATGCGTACCGTTGTTGAAAAAGCTGATGCCGCTGGCGATGAAGGTACTATTGATTTGATTGGTGGCTTTATAGGCCACATTGAAAAAGTAAGTTGGATGCTAGACGCTTGGACAATGAAAACTGGCGAAACCCACCCAGGAGCATAA
- a CDS encoding metallophosphoesterase, giving the protein MIFKKFYFLFFTVFFISSCATYAPQFKDKDAAPLYPSQKKIEKTFYLVGDAGLSPMGGMSDALATFNNYLKKEKTEGNYTIYLGDNIYPIGMFPEGHPRREESENMIDAQYKAVSDFKGQTIFIPGNHEWYNNGVMGVAREENYVEALFPEQDAFRPSNGCPLESVAVSKNIQLLIIDTQWYLEDWNAHPTINENCDIKTREKFFIELALELEKNQNKTIVFAMHHPMFTNGNHGGYFALEKHLYPFQKKIPMPLLSSLVVQVRSQGGVSVQDRYNELYNSLMNRLQELVKNNQRLVFVSGHDHNLQYIEKDGLKQIVSGGGAKESYAALGKDGFFSTGMQGFAVLDVFEDGSSWVRYFVKGENFQPKMIFQKEVVPAPVKKDISELPEIFPQQYTVPIYKQDSINDALFFKTVWGAKYKEAYSTPVTAQVASLDTLYGGLKVIQENKGMDYNSLLMEDKNGNQYRMRAMGKNALQVSRKLIFEDTEDKPTDTEKSDAPSVKGQNTNFYTASHPYAIMAIPDMARAINIFYTTPQLYYVPKQKSLEGYNDSFGNDLYLISIEPSEKIEGEGLFKYPDDVETTDDILIKLRKTGNVQVDEENYIKSRLFDMLIGDWDREPNHWQWAEFYNRYKKNVYVPIPNNRDNAFSSFEGNIFDYTRSIFNGSLQTHVYGGNLSDLVWFNKEGVILDRALLKNSGREQWKYLAKSIQDSITDAIIEKAFNNIPPEVQNESLEDIKQKLKERKQNLVAIADKYYTYLSTLQTIVGTDYDDLFEVTRLADGRTNVRSFTTINGIKSDTLIDRTFSRNDTKEIWIYGLNGNDKFIVDGEDDDLIFLRLIGGRDEDIFSLKQGRRLKVYDSESMPNTIEEKNGGSLRFTDVYNLNTYNYRKQIDRSQGLVSAIGYNPDDGFRAALQYAYRVDNFQRNPFSQKHIINAAYFTDINSYEISYSGEFANIKDDLNLSFGARYTSPNYRMNFFGFGNETENLQDDKGYDYNRIEVQQISANVGLLRNSNFGSFFKLQTTFDAYEVGNSPTNFISEATVQNKGETSYFGTVEGIYNYRSFDDPLNPTIGMMFDLNVGVTDNLEDMDDVFGFLKTRLGFYNTLVKKRTLVLKTNVNYQINIGENYLFYQAASLGGDNGLRGYREHRFTGKSFLVGSADLRYSFPKFKIGLLPFQIGIYGGADLGRVWLPDTDSEKWHNSRGGGFWINGSGGLNANLSLFNSTEGTRLTFGLGFDF; this is encoded by the coding sequence ATGATTTTTAAAAAGTTCTATTTTTTATTTTTTACGGTGTTTTTCATTTCCTCCTGTGCTACGTATGCACCGCAGTTTAAGGATAAGGATGCAGCACCATTATATCCTTCCCAAAAAAAAATAGAAAAAACTTTTTACTTGGTTGGCGATGCCGGCCTTTCACCAATGGGCGGAATGAGTGATGCGCTGGCTACCTTCAATAATTATCTTAAAAAAGAAAAAACGGAAGGCAACTATACCATTTACTTGGGGGATAATATTTATCCCATAGGAATGTTTCCTGAAGGACACCCAAGGCGCGAGGAATCAGAAAATATGATTGACGCCCAATACAAAGCAGTTAGCGATTTCAAAGGGCAAACCATATTTATTCCCGGTAATCACGAGTGGTACAATAATGGAGTAATGGGTGTTGCCCGTGAAGAAAACTATGTGGAAGCACTATTTCCGGAACAGGATGCCTTTAGGCCCAGCAATGGGTGTCCGTTGGAAAGTGTAGCGGTTTCTAAAAACATTCAGTTGCTCATTATAGATACGCAATGGTATCTGGAAGATTGGAACGCACACCCCACCATCAATGAAAACTGCGACATAAAAACCCGTGAAAAGTTTTTTATTGAGCTAGCCTTGGAATTAGAAAAAAACCAAAATAAAACAATTGTCTTCGCCATGCACCACCCGATGTTTACCAATGGCAATCACGGTGGTTATTTTGCGCTCGAAAAACATTTATATCCTTTTCAAAAAAAAATCCCTATGCCCCTTCTTTCCTCTTTGGTAGTGCAGGTACGTTCTCAGGGAGGGGTTTCGGTTCAGGATAGGTACAATGAACTTTATAATAGCTTAATGAACAGGCTTCAGGAACTGGTAAAAAATAATCAGCGATTGGTTTTTGTATCGGGCCACGACCATAATTTACAGTATATAGAAAAAGATGGTTTAAAACAGATTGTTTCTGGGGGTGGCGCAAAAGAATCATATGCAGCCCTAGGGAAAGATGGTTTCTTTAGCACTGGCATGCAAGGTTTTGCCGTGCTGGATGTGTTTGAAGATGGTTCCTCTTGGGTGCGTTATTTTGTAAAAGGTGAAAACTTTCAGCCGAAAATGATCTTCCAAAAAGAAGTTGTTCCCGCTCCGGTAAAAAAAGATATTTCTGAATTACCAGAGATATTTCCGCAACAATATACAGTCCCCATCTATAAGCAAGACAGTATTAATGATGCATTATTTTTTAAAACGGTTTGGGGCGCAAAATACAAAGAAGCATACTCAACGCCAGTTACCGCTCAAGTTGCTTCTTTAGATACTTTGTATGGAGGTTTAAAAGTGATTCAGGAAAATAAGGGAATGGATTACAATTCACTTTTAATGGAAGACAAAAATGGCAACCAATATCGCATGCGCGCAATGGGCAAAAACGCCTTGCAGGTTTCAAGAAAACTCATTTTTGAAGATACTGAAGACAAACCTACAGATACTGAAAAGTCTGATGCCCCTTCCGTAAAAGGACAAAATACAAATTTTTATACCGCTTCGCATCCATATGCTATCATGGCAATTCCGGATATGGCGCGGGCCATAAATATTTTTTATACAACCCCTCAATTGTATTACGTTCCCAAGCAAAAAAGTTTGGAGGGTTACAACGATAGCTTCGGAAATGATCTGTACCTAATTTCTATTGAACCTTCCGAAAAAATTGAAGGGGAAGGACTCTTTAAGTATCCCGATGATGTAGAAACAACCGATGATATACTGATCAAACTTCGAAAGACAGGAAACGTTCAAGTTGATGAGGAAAATTATATAAAATCCCGATTGTTTGATATGCTAATTGGCGATTGGGACCGTGAGCCAAACCACTGGCAATGGGCAGAATTCTACAACCGATATAAAAAAAATGTTTACGTTCCCATACCTAACAACCGGGACAACGCATTTTCCAGTTTTGAAGGAAATATTTTTGATTATACCCGCTCAATTTTTAATGGGTCGCTGCAAACCCATGTATATGGCGGAAATTTGAGTGATCTGGTTTGGTTTAATAAAGAAGGGGTAATTCTGGACCGGGCACTATTAAAAAATTCGGGTCGCGAACAATGGAAATATTTGGCCAAATCAATTCAAGACAGCATAACCGATGCTATCATTGAGAAAGCTTTCAATAATATTCCGCCAGAGGTACAGAATGAATCTTTGGAAGATATAAAACAAAAATTAAAGGAACGCAAACAAAATCTGGTTGCCATTGCCGATAAGTATTATACCTATCTCTCCACCTTACAGACCATTGTTGGGACAGATTATGACGATTTATTTGAAGTTACAAGACTTGCTGATGGCAGAACAAATGTGAGAAGTTTTACTACAATTAACGGTATAAAATCAGATACTTTAATTGATAGAACATTTTCAAGAAATGATACTAAAGAAATATGGATATACGGCCTCAACGGCAATGATAAATTTATTGTCGATGGAGAGGATGATGATTTAATTTTTCTAAGGTTAATTGGCGGAAGGGATGAAGACATTTTTAGTTTAAAACAAGGTAGAAGGTTAAAAGTTTACGATTCTGAAAGTATGCCTAATACCATTGAAGAAAAAAATGGCGGAAGTCTTCGTTTTACTGATGTGTATAATTTAAATACCTACAATTATCGCAAACAGATAGATCGTTCACAGGGGTTGGTTTCAGCAATTGGGTACAATCCCGATGACGGATTTCGAGCAGCCCTACAGTATGCGTACAGGGTCGATAATTTTCAACGGAATCCCTTTTCACAAAAACATATAATTAATGCAGCTTACTTTACCGATATAAACAGTTATGAAATATCTTATTCTGGAGAATTTGCAAATATTAAGGACGATTTAAACCTTAGCTTTGGCGCCCGGTATACAAGCCCCAATTATAGAATGAATTTCTTCGGCTTTGGAAACGAGACTGAAAATTTACAAGATGATAAAGGGTATGATTACAATAGAATAGAAGTACAGCAAATATCTGCCAATGTGGGTTTACTTCGCAATAGTAATTTTGGTAGCTTCTTCAAGCTGCAAACTACTTTTGATGCTTATGAAGTAGGCAATTCCCCCACCAATTTTATTTCCGAAGCAACAGTTCAAAATAAAGGAGAGACAAGCTATTTCGGAACGGTGGAAGGAATCTATAATTACCGCAGTTTTGATGATCCACTCAATCCAACCATAGGGATGATGTTTGACCTTAACGTGGGTGTTACCGATAATTTGGAAGATATGGACGATGTATTTGGCTTTTTAAAAACACGTTTAGGCTTTTACAATACCTTGGTAAAAAAAAGAACCTTAGTGCTTAAAACCAATGTAAATTATCAAATAAACATTGGAGAAAATTATTTATTCTATCAAGCTGCAAGTTTGGGGGGCGACAATGGCTTACGGGGTTATAGAGAACATCGTTTTACCGGCAAGTCATTTTTGGTAGGGAGCGCAGATTTGCGGTATAGTTTTCCGAAATTTAAAATTGGGCTATTGCCTTTTCAAATTGGAATATATGGCGGTGCAGACCTAGGAAGGGTTTGGCTGCCCGATACCGATTCAGAAAAATGGCACAATTCGCGAGGCGGTGGCTTTTGGATTAACGGTTCCGGTGGTTTGAATGCAAACCTCAGTCTATTTAATTCTACGGAAGGCACCCGACTTACTTTTGGGCTCGGCTTTGATTTTTAG
- a CDS encoding DUF2061 domain-containing protein, producing MKDQSRKRHIAKTITWRMVGTLDTIFLSWLITGNPLTGLKIGFAEVITKMILYYLHERVWFNINLSEKGIIRESRKRHALKTFTWRGVGTLDTMLLSWLITGNPLTGLKIGLSELLTKMFLYYLHERVWYRTNYGLPNRK from the coding sequence ATGAAAGATCAATCCCGAAAAAGGCACATAGCCAAAACCATCACATGGCGTATGGTTGGTACGCTGGACACCATATTTTTGTCTTGGCTCATTACCGGAAATCCGCTGACGGGGCTTAAAATTGGGTTTGCGGAAGTGATAACCAAAATGATACTCTACTATCTCCACGAACGGGTTTGGTTTAACATTAACCTTTCAGAAAAAGGCATTATCCGCGAAAGTCGCAAGCGCCATGCTTTAAAAACCTTTACGTGGCGAGGGGTTGGCACGCTGGATACGATGTTGCTTTCTTGGTTAATCACAGGCAACCCATTAACAGGACTTAAGATTGGTCTTTCGGAACTTTTGACAAAAATGTTTTTATACTATCTTCACGAACGTGTTTGGTATCGCACCAATTATGGGCTGCCAAATAGAAAATAG
- a CDS encoding Pycsar system effector family protein, which translates to MSNIVEAADNFIFKLFKDKLPSTYVYHNYTHSKRVYKSINEIIENSQIDVKDATILRLAALLHDTGYIVGRENHEEESVKIAKKFLKENDVEDAIIEGVEKCILATKFKDTVPNDDLEKAIRDADSSHFGKDYFEEASEFLRQEYLFQNIHNYTSKEWLDENIKVLVEDHQFYTEYALKKWQPVKEENLADLLKDRKKQKAKIQKERVKAKLKAKYKNDSPERGIQTFYRTSLRNHMKLSDIADTKANIMLSVNAIIISLVLSNLISKLDNNNYLIIPTAIFILFSAITMILAVIATRPNVTRGEFTKEDVANKSVNLTFFGNFHKMELDQYEWAIEELLKDRNYVYKSLTKDLYFLGKVLDRKYRILRLTYTIFVAGTIISLIAFAVFFYLEM; encoded by the coding sequence ATGAGCAATATTGTTGAAGCCGCAGATAATTTTATCTTCAAACTATTTAAAGACAAGCTTCCGAGTACTTATGTTTATCATAATTATACCCACTCAAAACGTGTTTATAAAAGTATAAATGAAATTATTGAAAACTCCCAAATTGATGTTAAAGATGCTACAATACTGCGATTGGCGGCTTTGCTTCATGACACGGGATATATTGTGGGGCGCGAAAACCACGAAGAGGAAAGTGTGAAAATCGCAAAAAAATTTCTTAAGGAAAACGACGTTGAGGATGCTATAATTGAAGGGGTTGAAAAGTGCATATTAGCCACCAAGTTTAAAGATACCGTTCCAAATGATGATCTTGAAAAAGCAATCCGCGATGCGGATTCTTCACATTTTGGCAAAGACTATTTTGAGGAAGCCAGCGAATTTTTAAGACAAGAATATCTATTTCAAAATATTCACAATTATACGTCCAAGGAATGGTTGGATGAGAATATTAAAGTGTTGGTAGAAGACCATCAATTCTATACCGAATATGCTTTAAAAAAGTGGCAGCCCGTTAAGGAAGAAAACCTCGCAGACCTTCTGAAAGACCGGAAAAAACAAAAAGCTAAAATTCAGAAAGAACGTGTTAAGGCAAAGCTGAAGGCAAAATACAAAAATGATAGCCCTGAACGCGGCATTCAGACTTTTTACAGAACTTCCCTCAGAAACCATATGAAATTGAGCGATATTGCAGATACCAAGGCAAATATTATGCTTTCGGTAAATGCGATTATTATTTCATTGGTGCTTTCAAATCTCATTTCAAAATTAGACAACAACAATTACTTAATAATCCCTACTGCTATTTTTATTCTTTTTAGCGCCATTACAATGATTTTAGCGGTAATTGCAACCCGACCCAACGTGACGCGAGGGGAATTTACAAAAGAAGACGTGGCCAATAAAAGTGTAAACCTTACCTTTTTTGGAAATTTCCACAAAATGGAGCTAGACCAATACGAATGGGCAATTGAAGAACTTTTGAAAGACAGAAACTACGTATATAAATCACTTACAAAAGATTTATATTTCTTAGGAAAGGTTCTTGACAGAAAATACAGAATTTTAAGACTTACCTATACTATTTTTGTGGCAGGAACCATCATTTCCTTGATTGCCTTTGCGGTTTTCTTTTATTTGGAAATGTAA
- a CDS encoding BamA/TamA family outer membrane protein has translation MIKINIFITFVATALLSACATYEPQFRNSTNNPSPNLSEDKVDKTFYLIGNAGNSGNELSKSLQSLKKHIAENNTEDSYVLFLGNSFYPSGMPPKDEEAKRQAENSMQLQIDALKGFKGKVIVLPGNRDWKSGVDGLELEEDFLKARFNDADVLQPNNGCPLESIDINENVHLIALDTQWFLEDWDNNSKMNDKCDIKTREKLFIEIEGELKKNATKTIVFAMYHPMITYGEHGGKYPAIHKDFFSTLIKQVKIQGAISKQDRYNKRYNALMSRLKVLTKDLDRLVFVSGHDESLQYNDDGTVKQIVSGAGSGATAAALGQYGQFVYGHEGFAKLEVGKDGASQVEFFKSEDNGNYEMMFQKEIFPPIEMYDFSTLHENFPPTVKSQVYTDEMVDKTGFYKALWGEHYRELYGTEVTAKTVLLDTLYGGLKVIRAGGGHQTRSLRLEDKDGRTYNMRALKKSAVQFLQTVIIKDKEIENDFLNTIPEDLILDFYTAAHPYGAFTIPKLAEAANILHTKPKLFYVPKQKALGNFNAEYGDALYMIVERPDETFTGPIFNFPDDMESTDDLLAKLREDEKYKLNEKAYIRARVFDMLVGDWDRHNDQWRFTQHDNEDGTVTFEPIPRDRDQVYSYFDGGLFDLARTVFNTSRQFQVYGEELKHPKWFNAAGIKLDHALIQNNGRQAWLEEAAIVQQSITDEVIEAAFKDLPKEVQDETASQIIKKLKGRRNSLVEIAEEYYEYLAKLQTITGTDKDDYFEITRLPEGKTNIKTYRIKDGKKDGLMVDRTFDADETNSIWVYGLDDDDVFEIKGKGDRPIFLRIIGGQNNDTYKIANGRKVKIYDQKSKKNTIEEKGGATFKFTDNYDYNTYNYKKQKQSISLFLPTVGYNPDDGFKIGPSYVLTFNGFQRNPFSQQHRISAGYYFATNSFNINYEGEFANIFGSWNFLVGGYFKNPNFSENFFGFGNETINPNYEFDLGMDYNRVRIGGYGGSIGVTKNSPYGSTFQFKALFEGIEVEGTNDRYITEVVPPPTELDETKYFVSAEGSYQYESYDNRVNPTRGMNFSLVAGGTQNIDDSEKIFGYVKPQIVFYNALTRNRKLVLKTDVRGHFNIGNNFEFYQGAQLGSDMGLRAYRNERFTGRSAAVAGADLRYSFNKFKTALLPIQIGVFGGYDVGRVWVPNDTSEVLHSSYGGGFWVNTADLLSGTFNLFAGEEGLRFTFGIAFSM, from the coding sequence ATGATTAAAATTAACATCTTTATAACTTTTGTTGCCACCGCGCTCCTTTCTGCTTGTGCAACCTACGAACCACAATTTAGAAACTCAACAAACAATCCATCCCCAAATCTTTCGGAAGATAAGGTAGATAAAACCTTTTACCTTATCGGGAATGCCGGAAATTCTGGGAACGAGCTTTCAAAATCACTTCAATCCCTGAAAAAACATATTGCCGAAAACAATACGGAAGACAGCTATGTCTTGTTTTTGGGAAATAGTTTCTATCCCTCAGGAATGCCACCGAAGGATGAAGAAGCAAAAAGGCAAGCCGAAAATTCCATGCAATTGCAGATTGACGCGCTGAAAGGCTTTAAGGGAAAGGTAATTGTGCTTCCCGGAAATCGTGACTGGAAGTCGGGGGTGGACGGCCTAGAGCTGGAAGAAGATTTTTTAAAAGCACGTTTTAACGATGCCGACGTGTTGCAGCCCAATAACGGTTGCCCCTTGGAAAGTATTGATATTAATGAAAATGTACATCTTATTGCCCTGGATACACAATGGTTTCTGGAAGATTGGGACAATAATTCTAAAATGAACGATAAGTGTGATATCAAAACCCGCGAAAAATTGTTTATTGAAATAGAAGGCGAATTAAAGAAGAACGCTACAAAAACAATTGTTTTTGCAATGTACCACCCTATGATTACCTATGGCGAGCACGGTGGTAAATATCCCGCAATCCACAAAGACTTTTTCAGCACCTTGATCAAACAGGTGAAAATCCAAGGCGCAATCTCTAAGCAAGACCGATATAATAAGCGATATAACGCTTTGATGAGCCGTCTGAAAGTGCTCACCAAAGATTTGGATCGTCTTGTATTTGTTTCGGGTCATGATGAGTCGCTACAATACAATGATGACGGCACGGTAAAACAAATTGTATCTGGTGCCGGTTCTGGCGCTACTGCCGCCGCCCTTGGTCAGTATGGACAATTTGTATATGGACACGAAGGTTTCGCAAAGCTAGAGGTGGGGAAAGACGGGGCTTCACAAGTGGAATTTTTTAAATCTGAAGACAATGGTAATTATGAAATGATGTTTCAAAAGGAAATCTTTCCGCCGATTGAAATGTACGATTTTTCAACCCTGCACGAAAACTTCCCCCCAACTGTAAAATCACAGGTATATACAGATGAAATGGTAGATAAAACTGGTTTTTACAAAGCTTTGTGGGGCGAACACTACCGGGAATTATACGGAACAGAAGTAACTGCTAAAACTGTGCTGCTCGATACGCTGTACGGTGGCCTAAAGGTAATCCGTGCCGGGGGAGGGCACCAAACCCGTTCTTTGCGTTTGGAAGATAAAGATGGCAGAACCTATAACATGAGAGCTTTGAAAAAGAGCGCCGTACAATTTCTACAAACAGTTATTATTAAGGATAAGGAAATAGAAAATGATTTTTTAAATACCATTCCTGAAGACTTAATTCTCGATTTCTATACGGCTGCACATCCTTATGGAGCCTTTACGATACCTAAGCTGGCTGAAGCCGCAAATATATTGCATACCAAACCAAAGCTTTTTTATGTTCCCAAGCAAAAGGCTCTAGGAAATTTCAATGCCGAATATGGCGACGCCCTTTATATGATCGTGGAAAGACCCGATGAAACTTTCACCGGACCCATTTTCAATTTTCCAGATGATATGGAAAGTACCGACGATTTATTGGCAAAACTGCGCGAGGATGAAAAATACAAACTAAACGAAAAAGCTTACATACGTGCACGGGTTTTTGACATGCTGGTGGGTGATTGGGATCGTCATAACGATCAGTGGCGGTTTACACAACACGACAATGAAGACGGCACGGTGACTTTTGAACCCATTCCTCGCGATCGCGATCAAGTCTATTCCTATTTTGACGGTGGGCTGTTTGATTTGGCACGGACTGTTTTTAATACCTCACGCCAATTTCAGGTTTACGGCGAGGAGTTGAAACATCCTAAATGGTTCAATGCTGCCGGAATAAAACTTGACCATGCCTTAATTCAAAACAATGGAAGGCAAGCGTGGCTTGAAGAAGCAGCTATAGTGCAGCAAAGTATTACAGATGAAGTAATTGAGGCGGCATTTAAAGATCTTCCAAAAGAAGTACAGGATGAAACTGCTTCCCAAATAATAAAAAAACTGAAAGGAAGACGCAACAGTCTAGTTGAAATTGCGGAAGAGTATTATGAATATCTTGCAAAGCTGCAAACAATTACAGGAACCGATAAGGATGATTATTTTGAGATAACCCGTCTGCCAGAGGGAAAAACCAATATCAAGACTTACCGTATTAAAGACGGAAAAAAGGATGGTTTAATGGTTGATAGAACTTTTGATGCAGACGAAACCAATTCGATTTGGGTATATGGACTGGATGATGATGATGTTTTTGAAATAAAGGGAAAAGGCGATCGCCCTATCTTTTTAAGAATCATAGGAGGGCAAAATAATGACACCTATAAAATCGCCAATGGCCGAAAAGTGAAAATTTACGACCAGAAAAGCAAGAAAAATACAATAGAAGAAAAAGGTGGCGCAACCTTTAAGTTTACGGATAATTATGATTATAATACCTACAACTACAAAAAGCAAAAGCAAAGCATTAGCCTTTTTCTTCCCACGGTAGGGTACAATCCTGACGATGGTTTTAAAATTGGCCCATCATATGTGTTAACCTTTAACGGATTCCAAAGAAATCCCTTCTCACAACAGCACCGCATAAGTGCAGGTTATTATTTTGCCACAAATAGCTTTAATATCAATTACGAAGGCGAGTTTGCAAACATCTTCGGAAGTTGGAATTTTTTAGTGGGAGGTTACTTTAAAAACCCCAATTTTTCCGAAAACTTTTTCGGCTTTGGAAATGAAACCATAAACCCTAATTATGAATTTGATCTTGGTATGGATTACAATCGTGTTCGCATTGGTGGCTATGGAGGTTCTATTGGTGTAACCAAAAATTCCCCTTACGGAAGTACATTTCAATTCAAGGCCCTATTTGAAGGTATTGAAGTAGAAGGCACCAATGATAGGTATATAACAGAAGTTGTTCCCCCTCCCACCGAACTTGACGAAACCAAGTATTTCGTTTCCGCAGAAGGAAGTTATCAATACGAAAGTTATGACAATAGGGTAAATCCCACCCGCGGAATGAATTTTTCCTTAGTGGCCGGAGGAACCCAAAATATTGATGATAGCGAAAAAATATTTGGTTATGTAAAACCACAAATAGTGTTTTACAATGCCTTGACGCGCAACAGAAAACTGGTACTAAAAACAGACGTGCGCGGACACTTCAATATTGGCAACAACTTTGAGTTCTATCAAGGTGCCCAATTAGGAAGTGATATGGGGCTGAGGGCATATCGAAATGAACGTTTTACAGGACGAAGTGCCGCGGTGGCAGGAGCAGACCTTAGATATAGTTTCAATAAATTCAAGACTGCACTTTTGCCCATTCAGATTGGAGTCTTTGGAGGTTATGATGTGGGAAGGGTTTGGGTGCCCAATGATACCTCAGAGGTATTGCATAGCTCCTATGGTGGAGGCTTTTGGGTTAATACCGCTGACCTCTTAAGTGGTACTTTCAATCTTTTTGCAGGTGAGGAAGGATTGCGCTTTACCTTCGGTATTGCTTTTTCAATGTAA